DNA from Halorarum salinum:
CTCGGGGACGACCGCGCCGAGGTCGTCGTCCCAGTCGTCCTGCCAGAGGTCGACGACCTCCCCGATGTGGTCGGCGGCGGCCCACTCGTACTCGCACGACGCCCCCCACTTCAGTTCGCTCAGCGGGATGCCGAGGCTGTTGATGAACGGGTTCGCCGACAGATACGTCACGTCCGCGTGGTCGGTGAACGTCTTCGCGGCCCATTCGGGCGTCGCCGACCCGGGGCTCCGCCGCTTCTCCAGACTGCCGTCGAAGTACTCGTCGTACAGCTCCGCGAAGAAGTCGTACCGGCACGCGTCGAGCACGATGAGGTAGTCCCACTCCTCCTCGACGACGTTCTGGTCGGGAGCCTGCGCGGTCATCGGGTCCGTGTTCACACAGTCGGTATGTTATTGCTGTGGTTTCAGTGCACCTCGTTGATAGTTACGGCGCACCGGCCGTGAACGCGACGTTCGCAGGCGCCGACAGGCTCAGAACAGCCCGTAGCCGTCCACGACCTCCCGGTAGAGGTCGACGTACTCGCCGAGGACCGCGTCGTGGTCGTACGCGGCGAACCCCTCGTCGACGGCCTTCGACTCCAGGCCGCCGCAGGCGACGATCTCGTCCGCCAGTTCCCCGGGGCTCGTGACGAGTCGCCCCCGGTCGAGCCCCTCCACGAGTTCGTGGGCGCTCGATCCGGCCTGGTACTCCACGATGCCGATACAGCCGCACGCGAGCCCCCAGAGCAGTCCGGTCGCGAACGGCTCGTAGGTGGCCGTCTGGGCGAAGACGTGCGTGCCCTTGAGGATCGGCACGAACTCAGCGGGCGGCAGGTCACCGAGGAACGCCACCCGGTCGTCGATGCGGAGGTCGCGCGCGGTGCGCTCGGCGTCCCCGCGGGCGGGCCCGTCGCCGACGATCGCCGCGGTCCAGTCGCGGTCCCGCAGTTCCGCCAGCCCGAGCAGCAGCGTCCCGACGTTCGCGTCCCCGTCGAGCCTGCGGCGGTAGACGACGTCGAACTCGTCGCTGACCGGCGCGTCCCGCACGAGGTCGAAGTCGATGCTCTCGGGGACGACCCGGACGTCCTCGGCGGCCGCGCCGTACTCGCGGACCGCAGTGCGGACCGTCTCCGAGGGCGTGAACACGACGTCGGGCTTTCTCGCCGCCTTGCGGTACTGGCCCGACGAGCCGATCTCGGGGTCCCGTTCCCACCAGTCGACGACGACGGGGGTCCGGAGGAGGCGACCGGCGGTCCTGGCGGTCGCCGCGTGGGCCGGCGGCACGTTCACCGCGTGGATCACGTCGGGGTCGACCCGCCGGAGCGCGAACGGGAGCTTCGAGCGGAACGACCCGGACGAGGGGGTCTCGGTGACCGCACGGTACTCGACGCCCTCGCGCTCGAAGCGGTCGACGGCTCCCTCCCACCACTTGGCGCCGAGCCACACCGCGTCGTGGTCCCGCGCCGCGAGCCCCTCCGCGACGCGACGCGTCCGCCCGAGCGCCGGGCCCGTCCGGTGGTCCGGCGTGTACATCGAGACGAACGCGACTCGCATCCTATCCCGTCGCTCTCCACGGCGCGATAAAAATCCGTGTGGTCCGATTCTGGCGGTCGAAGGCTTGCGGAGGCGGGTACGATTCGGAGGTGACGACCGCGGAAGCCCCCGCGGCTCTCGGCTCGGGAGTCGAACGGTTCGCCGCCGAGTAGTCCCCGAACGTCCCGCCCAGTGGGCTGATCGGCCGTGCGAAGCGGCCTAACTACCGCTGTCGTCCGCGGCCGGTAGTCGGGGCCGCCGCCCCGGTGGACGGTCCGGATACATCGCCGTATGGGACGTGCCCCCGCTTGGCCACCCGAACGCTTTCCGTCCGTCCCGCGGTAGCAACCCACGATGAGCGACACCTCCGCCCCCGAGGAGGGGTACGACATCGAGCGGTACCTCAACGTCAGGAGCGCCCACTCGGCTGACTTCGCGCCCGACGGCGCCCTCGCGTTCCTGATGGACACGACCGGGACGCCGCAAGTGTGGACCGTCGAGGAGCCGGGCGCCTGGCCCGTCCAGCGGACGTTCTACGACGAGCGCGTCACGTTCGTCGACTGGTCGCCCGAGCGCCGGGAACTCGTGTTCGGCATGGACCAGGGCGGCAACGAGCGCGTCCAGCTCTACCGTCTGGTCCCGGACACGGGCCGGATCAGGAACCTGACCCAGCGGCCCGCGGCGAAGCACCGCTGGGGCGGCTGGCGGTCGGACGGCGACCGGTTCGCGTTCGCCTCGAACCGGCGAGACGAGGCCGCCTTCGACGTGTACGTCCAGGACCGGGACGCGGTGGGAAGCGACGCGGAGCGCGTGTACGAGGGCGACGGCTGGCTCTCGGTCGCCGGCTGGTCCCCCGACGACGGCCGGCTGCTCGTCCACGAGGCCCACTCCAGCTTCGACCACGACCTCCACGCGCTGGAGCTCTCCTCGAAGGAGTTCGTCCACCTCACGCCCCACGACGGGAACGCCCGCTTTCTCAGCCCCGAGTGGGGACCCGACGGCGACGCGGTGTACCTCTGTACCGACCGGGACGGCGACACCCTCCGGCTCGAACGGCTCTCGGTCGACACGGGGGAGCTGACGCCGCTCGTCGACGGCGACGGCTGGAACGTCGACGGCGTCGCCCTCGACGAGGACACGCGGCGACTCGTCTACTCCCGGAACGTGGACGGCTACACCGAACTGACGGTCGCGGACCTCGTGGCGACCGACGACGTCGAACCCCTCTCGGAACCCGACCTGCCGCGGGGGGTCGCCGGCGGCGTCTCCTTCGCCGACGACGGCGACCGGTACGCGCTCACGGTCACCGGGAGCACCGTCAACGCGAACGTCTACGTCGCCGGCACGGCGAGCGGGGCGACCGAACGATGGACGTACGCCGCCACCGCGGGCATCCCCGAGGACACGTTCGTCGAGCCGGAACTCGTCCACTACCCGACGTTCGACGACCGCGACGTCCCGGCGTTCTTCTCGCTCCCCGACTCGCCGCACGGGGACGGCGAAGGGGCTCCGGGCGGACGGGCGGCGGCCGAGGCGGCTCCGGGCGAGCAGCCGGCGGGCGACACCCCCGTGGTGGTGGACGTCCACGGGGGGCCCGAGAGCCAGCGGCGGCCGTCGTTCAACGGCGTGAAACAGTACCTCCTCTCGCAGGGGTACGCCGTCTTCGAGCCGAACGTTCGCGGGTCGTCGGGCTACGGGAAGGCGTACACCCACCTCGACGACGTGGAGAGGCGGATGGACTCGGTCGCCGACCTGCGGGCCGGCGTCGAGTGGCTCCACGACCACCCCGAGGTCGACCCCGACCGGATCGCGGTCATGGGGGGTTCCTACGGCGGCTTCATGGTCCTCGCGGCGATGACGGAGTACCCCGACCTGTGGGCGGCGGGCGTGGACGTCGTCGGCATCGCGAACTTCGTCACCTTCCTCGAGAACACGGGCGACTGGCGTCGGGAGCTACGGGAGGCCGAGTACGGCAGCCTCGAGGAGGACCGCGAGTTCCTCGAGTCCATCTCGCCGACCAACAACGTCGACGCCATCGCCGCCCCCCTGTTCGTCCTCCACGGGGAGAACGATCCGCGCGTGCCCGTCGGCGAGGCGGAGCGGATCGTCACGGGCGCCCGCGACCAGGGCGTCCCGGTGCGGAAGCTGATCTTCGAGGACGAGGGCCACGGCTTCTCCAAGCTGGAGAACCGCATCGAGGCGTACCGAGCGGTCGCGGAGTTCCTGGACGAACACATCTGAGCGCGAGCGGAGTTTCCCGACGAGGGGGGCTGGCGCGCGGACGAATGAGTTATACTTACCGAGCTATACCACCTGATTATCATGCCGGACACCCTGACCGACGCGCGCGTCCTCGTCGCGGTTCCCGACGGCGCCGAGGGGGCGCGGGCGGTGTCGGAACTCGGCGAGGAACTGGGGGTGGAACCCGTCCCGAAGCGAGGGGCCATGGCGACCGAGTACCTACGGGACCTCGCGCCGACCGTCGACTGTATCGTCTGTCTCTCGGACCGTGCCGAGTGGGTGAAGGACCTCTCCGAGGCGGCCCCGAGCGTTCCGCTCATCGTCTACGGGGACCACACGCCGCCGGCCCCCGTGGACGGGATCGTCGCCAGCGACGGGGGCATGGGAACGCTCTCGAAGCGGGTGGCCGACCAGATCCGGCGGAGCCGCGAGCGCGACCGGCTCGCGGAGGCGAACGCGAAGCTGACCGCGCTGGGCGCGTACTCCAGAGAGATCACGGCCTGCGAGTCGGTCGAGGAGGTCGTCGACAACGTCGTCGACGCGGTGACCGAGGCGCTCGCGTACGGCGAGTGCGTGCTCGCGCTCGCCGAGGGCGGCATGTTCGTGCCGTACGGCGACACCCTCCCGTACGAGCCGGAGATCACGCTGACGGTCGCGGAGGGCGTCGCCGGTCGGACCTACCAGACGCAGGAGTCCCAGCTCGTCGACAAGTACCGGACCGACCCGGACAGGAACCGGCGGGTCCCGAACGTCGGGTCGGTGGCGAGCATCCCCATCGGTGACCACGGGGTCCTGCAGGTCACCACCGAACGGACGGACGCGTTCGACGAGCGCGACCTGGAGTTCCTCGAGATCGTCGGGTCGCACGCGCGGGAGGCGCTCTCCCGGCTCCGCCGGGAATCGGTGCTCCGCGTCGAGCGCGACCGGCTCCACGCCTTCTTCGAGGGGCTCCCCGCCCCGACGGTGTACGTCGAGGCGGAGGCCGGGGACCCCCCGGTACTCGCGGACGCCAACGCCGCCTACGACGCGGCGTTCCCGGACGCCCCCGTCGGCGAACCGGTCGAGACTGCGTTCCCGACCGAGTGCGAGCGCCGGCTGTACTGCGAGTCGATCCGGTCGGAGGGTTGTCGGAGCGTGACCGTCCGCCGGGAGACGGCGGCCGGCGGGACCGAATCGATGACGCTCGCGTTCTTCCCGGTCCAAACGCCCGGGATCGAGGCCGCCGGCTTCGGCGTGTACGTCTCGGACGTGAGCCTCCCGTAGCCCGGTTCCCCGTCGCGGGACGTCCAGAACCCGTCGCTCTCCGCCGTTTTTCGAGGGGTTTCGGAGGCCGGGGGTCGGCCGCTACCGGGTCCGAACGACGACGGTGTCGGCGACGAACGTCACGATCAGGCCGACGAGGTACGGGATGCCGATGCCCAGTTGGTCCACGACGCGGAGCACGTTCCGGATCGCGGACGCGCCGTACTCACAGTCGGTCCCGTCGTCCCCGACCACGACGACGTCCATCATGCCCTCCCGGGCGTCTGGCCTGACTCGCCCTCGAAGTAGATGAAGTAGCCGAACTGGAGGAGGAGGAACGCCGGCGTGAGCAGGAGGACGGCGCCCGCGGCCCCGCCGTCGCCCGCGAGGCCGACTCCGATCCCGACGACGACGATGCCGAGCACCGCCGCGACGACGCCGATGAGTATCGAGCCGATGACGAACGCGACGATCCGCGCGCCGAACACCTCGCCGTGGGCGTCCATCCGCGGTTGGGACGGCTCATGGCGGGCCGGTACCCGTCGGGAAACGAAGTCGTTACGGAGACGTAACCAGTCGGCGTGCTCCGGGCCAGGTGGACGACACGAAAGTCCGTTAGAGTCAAACGGTCCGCCTCCGATGTTTTCGGCATGAGCACCCAGGAACGGGAGGAGCGGACGATCCGCTGTCTCATCGCCAAGGTCGGCCTCGACGGGCACGACCGGGGCGCCCACGTCATCTCGCGGGCGTTCCGCGACGCCGGCTTCGAGGTCATCTACTCCGGGCTCCACCGGGCGCCCGACGAGATCGTCCAGGCGGCCGTCCAGGAGGACGTCGACGTGCTCGGCATCTCCATCCTGTCGGGCGCTCACAACACGCTGGTGCCGAAGATCGTCGCCGGCCTGGAGGAGTACGACGCGTTCGAGGACACCCTCGTGCTCGTCGGCGGCATCGTTCCCGACGACGACCGGGAGGAGCTGCTGGAGATGGGCGTCTCGGCCGTGTTCGGCCCCGGCACCCCGATGGAGGAGACCATCGAGTTCGTCCGCGAGAACGTCCACGAGCGGAAATGAGCCCCGCGAGTTCCGGCGGCGAGCCGGGGGGAGCGACCGCCGAGTCCGAACTCGTCGGGGAGCTCCTGGCGGGGAAACACCGCGCGCTCGCCCGCGTCATCTCGAAGATCGAGGACCGCGCTCCGGGCTACCGCGACATCGTCTCGGAGCTTCACCGGCACACGGGCCACGCCGAGGTCATCGGCGTCACCGGCTCCCCGGGCGCCGGCAAGTCCACGCTGGTCGACAAACTGGCGAAGGCGTACCGCGACCGGGGCGAGACCGTCGGCATCATCGCCGTGGATCCGTCCTCCCCGTTCACTGGCGGCGCGGTGCTGGGCGACCGCATCCGGATGGGCTCGAACGTCGGCGACATGGACGTGTTCGTCCGGTCGATGTCGGCCCGCGGCACGCTCGGTGGGCTCTCGACGGCCACCGCGGACGCGGTGAAGGCGCTCGACGCGTTCGGCAAGGACAAGGTCATCATCGAGACGGTCGGCGCCGGCCAGAACGAGGTGGACGTCGTCCGCACCGCGGACACGGTCTGCGTGCTCGTCCAGCCGGGTTCGGGCGACGACGTGCAGATGCTGAAGGCGGGCATCCTCGAGATCGGCGACGTGTTCGTGCTCAACAAGGCCGACATGGACGGCGCCGAGCGCACCGTCGCCGAACTGGAGGAGATGATCCACATGCGCGAGAACCCGGCTGCGAACCTCGCCACGGGCCACCACGGGCCGGTCGACGAGGACGAGATGGCCGAGGTCGCCATCGACGACGCGGACGGGGAGGCGTGGGACCCCGAGGTGGTGGAGACCGTCGCGACCGCCGGCGAGGGGATCGACGACCTGCTGGAGGCGCTCGCGGCCCACCGGACCTGGCTCGAGGAGAGCGGCGCGCTCTCGACGAAGGCCCGCGACCGCTACGCCGAGGAGATCCGACAGCTCCTCCGGTCGGACGCCGCCTCGCTGCTGGAGGAGGAACTGGACGAACGTGGCGGCGTGGACGCGCTCGCCGAGCGGGTGGTCGACAGGGAGACGGACCCGTACAGCGTCGCCGCCGAGGTGATCGGGCCCGTCGCGGACTGCGTGCGCGACGAGCGGGAGTAGTCGGCGAGGTTCGTCGTCGTGTTTTCGCAGTCGCCCTGATTGGCACCCCTGAACGCTCTTGCAGCCCCCGCCTTCAAAAGCGGCTCGTTTCCGTAGAGCAGTTCTCGAAAGCCCCCGCGGCGCTCGGCTCGGGGGACCACGCCTGCGCTCCTCGTTCCGTTCGCTCCGCTCACTCCACTGCGGTGCTCGTCCCTCGCACGAGCGGCCGCGCGGAGCGTGGCCGCCGCGCGCCACGTGGTTCAGTGCGGTGGCGCGTGCCGGCGGGCACGGAGGCCCGCCGGACGCGCGCGGGGGACGAGCGGGCGAAGCGAGCGAGTCGGCTGGGGAGGATGTGGTGCGGTGGGCGGGACTGAAAGGGGCCGCGGCGCTCGGCGCTGGCGGACCCGTCAAGCACCGCAGGGAGGCGAGCGAAGTGAGCCGACCGAGGAGCGCAACGATGCCCCGGAGTCGAAACCCGCGGGGGCTTTCGGGAACAGTGCTGCGACGACTGAACCAGTCCACGTGCCGAGCGCCGCGGAGGCTATCGGAGCGTACTTTGCGACGACCGAACCAACTCACTGACCGACCCGCCGGCCGAACTAAGTCTCTCGCGGCCGAACACGGGGACATGAGCCTCCGCTCGAAGCTATCGACCGCCGCGAAGGCCACCCTCGTCGGCGCGGGCGTCGCCGTCGCAGCCACCCGGACGCTCCGCGAGAGGGCGGGCGAACTGGAACCGGCCCTCGACGGCCGGCAGGGGACGTTCCGCTGGCGCGGGATGGACGTCGCGTACACGGAGGCCGGCGACCCCGACGCCGAGACGATCGTGCTGCTCCACGGGATGAACGCCGCCGCCAGTTCGGGGGAGTGGCGCGAGACGTTCCCGCTGCTGGCCGAGGAGTACCACGTCGTGGCGCCGGACTTCCCCGGGTTCGGGCGCTCCGACCGGCCGCCGCTCCGCTACTCGGCGGCGCTGTACGAGGACTTCGTCCGGGACTTCCTGAAGGAGTTCGAGGAGCCCCGCGTCGTCGCCTCCTCGCTGTCGAGCGCGTACGTCGCGGCCGTCGCCGACCGGGCGGACGTGGCCGACCTCACGCTCGTCTGCCCGACGGCCGTCGGCGGCCCGGAGCCGTCGAACGGCTGGATCCGCGGCGTCGTCCGGGCGCCGATCGTCGGCGACGCCGTCTTCGCTCTGCTCACCACGCGGGCCGCCATCCGCTACTTCAACGCCGACCACGGCTACTGGGACCCCGCGAAGGCCGGCGAGGACTGGCCCGACTACGAGTGGCGGACGGCCCACCAGGCGAACGCCCGGTTCGCGCCCGCCGCGTTCCTCTCGGGCGACCTCAACAGCGACCTGGATCTGGGGTCCACGCTCGCCGACCTCGACGCGCCGGTGACCGTCGTCTGGGGACGGGAGGCCGACCTCCCGCCGCTCTCGGAGGGACGCGACCTCGCCGAGCGCGCCGACGCCGAACTCGTCGTCTTCGACGACACGATGCTGCTTCCCCACGTCGAGTTCCCCGTCCAGTTCGCGGACACCGTGCGGGGGATCAGACCGGACGAGTCGGTGCGGGCGGAGGCGGACGAGTAGCCTCCCCCGCGGTGGACGGAGCAGTCACCGCCGCGGTGGAACGGCGGGAGAAACGGATCCGGTCGAACGTGCGACGTCGACTCAGGCGGGACGGAAGACGACGAGCGGGCGGTCGCCGGGGCCGTCCGGTTCCACGTCCGCGCGCACCTCGTCCCCGACGGCGACCTCGTCGGCCGCGACCTCGCGGAGGACGCCAGTGAGACGGACCGGCCCGAAGTCGACGACCGCGGTCACGTAGGGCGTCTCCCCGGCGAACGCCGGACCGGCGACGTGGACCTCCGAGAACGTGGCGACGGTGCCCGTCCCCGGGAGGCTCCGCTGGGTCAGGTCCGTGTCCCCGCACTCGGGGCACACCCGGCGCGGGGGGAGCGACCCGTGGCCGTTCGCACACTCCAGGTAGAACCCGTTCCGATCGAGCGCGGCGACCCACTCCTCGTAGGTCGGTCCGTCGGGCCGGTCGACCCCTTCGGTTCCGCTCATTCTGCCACCTCCAGCACGTGGACGACGGCGCTCGCGACCGTCCCGCCTGCGTTGTGGGTGAGCCCGACGGTCGCGTCGGGCACCGCGTCGCTGTTCGGGTGGTCCCCGCGGAGCAGCCGGGTCATCTCCGCTAGCTGGGAGCCGCCCGTGGCGCCGACCGGGTGCCCCTTCGCCTTCAGGCCGCCCGAGAGGTTCACCGGGAGGCGGCCGTCGCGGGTGGTCTCCCCGCGCCGCGCCGCGCCGATCCCCTCCCCCGGTTCGTAGAACCCGAGCGCCTCGATGGCCAGCACCTCCGCGATGGTGAAGCAGTCGTGCACCTCGGCGACGTCCACGTCGCGGGCGGTGATCCCGGCGTCGTCGTACGCCTCGTCGGCGGCGTCGGCCGCGGCGGGGGTCCGGGCCATGTCGGCGCGGTCCTGGAGCGCCGCGCGGTCGCCGCCCTGGCCGGTCCCGGTGACCGCGACCGGGGCGTCGAGGTCGTGCTCTGCGGCGTAGGACTCCGAGACGAGGACCACGGACGAGGCGCCGTCGGTGATGGGGCAGGCGTCGAACAGGCCGAGGGGGGACGCGACGACGGGCGCGTCGAGCACCTCCTCGACCGAGACCGCGCGCTGGTACTGTGCGTACTCGTTGACCAGCGCGTTCGCGTGGTTCTTCGAGGCGACGTGGGCGAGGTCCTCGCGGTCGCCGCCGTAGCGGTCGAAGTACGCGCGGGCCATCAGCGCGTAGGCGCCGGGGAAGGTGACGCCCGCGCGGACCTCGAACAGTTCGTCGGCGGCGACGGCCAGCGACTCGGTGACTTCCGCGGTCGAGAGGTTCGTCATCCGCTCCATCCCGCCGGCGAGCACCACGTCCGCCTCGCCCGACCGGACTGCACGGACGGCCTCGCGGATGGCGACGCCGGCGGACGCGCAGGCCTCCTCGTACCGGGTCCCGGCACACCGGAGGCCGGCGGCCTCGACCATCAGCGGCGCCTGGTGGCCCTGCCGCTCCGCGAGCGCCCCCATGAAGTTCCCGTAGTTGAGGTGTTCGACGTCCTCGCTCGCCACCCCCGCGTCCGCGAGCGCGGCGAGGGCGGCCTCCGCGAACATGTCCCGGCCCGCCCGTCCCTCGTGCGTGCCGAACGGCGTGAGGCCGACGCCCGCAACTCGGACTCCTGTCATGGGGGTTAGTTGGGCCCGGAGCGGCTAAAGGCCTGCCGGAGTCACGGCCTCTCGACGGGGTTCGCCGGAATCAGTACTCGGATCGAGGTAGTCGTTCGGCCCCTCGGGCGGGCGCGTTCCGGGGGATCCGCGTCGGACTCGATCCACGTCGGACCGGACCCGCCTCGGACCCGATTCGCGTCGAACAGCCCCCGCGTCGGCCCGGGCCACGCCCGCGTCCCCGTCGGCAGCTATATCGTCCGTGCGTCCGAACCCGGCGGAAACCGTGCACAGGAGGGAACTCGAAGTTCGGGGGGCTTCCGTCGGCGAACTGCCGGGGATGCTCCACGAGGAGTTACGAGCGGAGCGGAAGGGGAGCGTCGACCGGTACGACGGCGACGGGTTCGACCTGATCGTGGTCGAACGGTACTACCTGCGGAACAACTCGGACCAGCAGGCGACGATACTCCTCGACCGAACGGCCGAGGAAACGTCCCGGGTCGCGATCTTCTCGGGGGGCGGCGGGACCGGACTCCTCCAGATCAGCCTGGGCTCCCACTCGTCACAGACGGAGCGGCTCGCGGACCGGATCGTCTCGATCTGCGGGTCGGAGGAGTTCGACCTGGAAGTAGTGGAGTAGTTCCGGCGGGAAAACGAGATAACGCGCCCTACCGGACGAGCAGATCCTCGCCGCGCTCGACGGTGATGCTGCACGGCGGGGACATCTTGTTGTACGCGCGGCGGAACGCCTCCTTCACCGCGTCGGCGTCCTCCACCCGGACGTAGGCGGTGAAGACGACCTCGTTCGCGTGGATTCGCGCGGCGGTGCCGACGGGCTTGCCGAACGCCTGGCGCATCCCGTCGGAGACGCGGTCCGCGCCCGCGCCGGTCGCCTGCTTGTTCTCCCGGATGACCTGGTGGGGGAACTTGCGGAGGACCATCTTGTACCCCTCCTCGCCGATCTCGGTGAGGAGGTGGCGGTTGGCCGACAGGCGCGCGGACTCCAGCGAGCCGTGGCGGATCTGGACGTCCTCGTCGACGCGGAGCGAGATCTCGACCGGGTAGTCCTCGGGGCCCGTCTGCAGGTTACCCATGTTGTGCTGGGCGATCTTCGAGCCGGGGATCCCGGTGATGTACTCCCGCCGCGTGTACGACGGCTTGTCGATCTTCCGGTACATGGAGGCCGGTTTGTCTGACATGGTTACTTGGGCGGAACGAGGGCGGTGGCGCGAATAAAGCCTTCGAAGCCCGCTCCCCGTCGTGAACGCCGGAGGCCCCACCGTTCGCCGTCTCATCCCCGCCCGCTCTCGTCGCGGTCCACGCCGTCCGCTCCACCCGCTCCGTTCGCGTCCCGCTCTGCGCCCTCGTCGTCTCCCTCGGTCGGGCGGGAGCCGTCCGCGACGAGGCGGTCGACGGCGACGAGTTCGAGCCCCTCCTCCGCCAGGAGTTCCTTCGCGCGCGCCGTGACGGATGGGGCGACGAGCACGCCGGCGACCGGGGTGCCGTCGGGCTCCTCGCGTTCGACGGCGCTCACGTACCGCCCCAACTGGCCGACCGCGTCGGGTCCGACCCGCCGTCGTTTGAGCTCCACGACGACGGGGTTCCCGTCGGCGTCGACGCCGAACACGTCGACCGGACCGGCGTCGGTCTCGCGCTCGGTCTCCAGCGGCTCGAACCCGTCGGCCACGAGCGACGGCACCTCCAGCACGCGGGCCTTCAGGTCGGCCTCGCTCCCGACGACCTCGACACTCCGGCCGCCGGTGACCGCGTACGCCGCCAGGTGCTCGACGGTCGAGAAGCGGACTTCGAGCGTCTCGGCGGGGTTCGTCCGGACGCTGCGGACGCGGAGGCGGCCGTCGCGCACCGCCGCGTGGTGCTCGCAGCCCGGCGGCTGCCAGTTCACCGGCGTCCGTCCCTCGTCGGTGTGGACGAGCGCGGTCCCGTCGGGTTTCAACACCAG
Protein-coding regions in this window:
- the nucS gene encoding endonuclease NucS translates to MTVVSLHEPSHRETLWELEAAFARGDTVSVFGECTVEYDGRAASSLGPGARLLVLKPDGTALVHTDEGRTPVNWQPPGCEHHAAVRDGRLRVRSVRTNPAETLEVRFSTVEHLAAYAVTGGRSVEVVGSEADLKARVLEVPSLVADGFEPLETERETDAGPVDVFGVDADGNPVVVELKRRRVGPDAVGQLGRYVSAVEREEPDGTPVAGVLVAPSVTARAKELLAEEGLELVAVDRLVADGSRPTEGDDEGAERDANGAGGADGVDRDESGRG